The Papaver somniferum cultivar HN1 chromosome 6, ASM357369v1, whole genome shotgun sequence genome segment CTCCATCATAAAAGACCAATAAGGTAAGAGACGCAGCTGCTCAAGACATTGGAGAACTAAATCTCTTCGGAAATTCCATAATGAAGCCAAGCAAATAAGTAGGAAAACTTTTCCACTAGCCATCTCACTTTCTTCCAGTGTGTGTATTTCTTCTATATGACTATATATCCTAACTTATTTGGTTATGTAGTAGTTTTCAAACATAGAGCAACTGAAAATGGAGATTCCATGAGATAATTTGGTTGCCTGATGAGGAATGAGGTGCTTATTCGGTGGTATAGCTGGGCTCGAATGTATTACCGTGTTCATGGGACTTGTGATATGTACTTTATTTTTTAGTCTAATTTGCTTACTTCCGTGAGACTATTTACCGCTGCAACATACAGTCATGGATCAGATGAATTTTTATAGAACCTAGAATAAATTTAAGGAGTATAAAATAGATGACTAAGTTAAACAAGATTTAGATTGTTAAGATTATCAACATTCTAATTTGTACGGAGTCAGaaaaatactccctctgtttctaaaaaataggcatgTTTGGctttcacaaaaattaaaaaaattaatcattGGAGCccttttttcatgttttttttcctAATCTTTCCTTTGGTGGTCTCCTTTTTGTTTTAGGAGAAAAAATtgagagagagaagtggtcctcCTATGGATATGGTAGTAAAATCATAAtatttgactttccacatatgtaaataaacctttttttttttttgacatacccataaaaaaaaacctaactatttttttagaaacggaaggagtaataactaaaaaaagtaaaaagagtagGGAGAAAAAATACCTTTCAAGATCCAAATATGACTAAATGATTTATATGATACAGATATTTTCATTCTAATTACACGCCCAAGTGACTAACTAAACACAATATTATCTATCTAATCCAAATTTAACCtcatcaaaaagaaaagaaacaagaaaatgaCCATGACCATTTTTAACAAAGAGAACGGAATTATACGATCACACATTATCAACATAATCATGCATCTAACTTAACCAATACTATCTTACccttccaccaccaccgtcaAGAGCTGAGCTACCTGAAATGCCCTTActtgaaccaccaccaccaatgccCCCTACCATGTGTTGATAAGAACCAGATCCATATATTGGTCCTTGTTGATGATGCCCCATCATCACAGGATTCATAGAACCTTGTAACCCACCATACATTGCACTTCCACTGTAACCACCACTATTATTGCCTGAATTTACACTGCCACCATTcgcaccacctcctcctcctcctccactacCACCAGACCCATCTTTTTCACCGGGCCGACCGGTCATCGTGCTTTTCTCACCTTCCATTTCTCTAAACTTTTGTAGATATATCTTTAATGGTTCAACGTACTCTTCAAAACCTAAAGTAGTCATTGCCCATAATAAATCATCGCCATTGAtcgtttttcttttctctctttgaCATTTATCTGATGCTTCTCCTGTTATAAAACTTATAAACTCTGATACACACTCTTGTACTGTCTCTTTAGCATCTTTCGATATCTTTGCATTCGCCGGTAATGCTTTTTTCATGATTCTACTTACGTTAGCTATGGGTAAAAACCTATCTTGTTCCCTTGGTGATAATTCGGTGTTATGGTTATTATTTCCTCCCGATTCATTATCAGAATCCGCCATTCAACAAAAAACGGAAGTAAAAAGTACTAATCGGAAACCAGAGGGAATCAAAATCTTACTTCCTTAACGTAAAAAGATGATGTTGTTTTCACGTTTAATCTTAAACAGGAACAAACAAAGATATAAGCGTTTGACTCAGGCGAGACTCACCAAGGATGACAAGAGATAATAGaagttttggaagaataagggTTTGAAAGTAAGTCTGATAATCTTCTGTGTTTGGAAGAAGAAAgggcttttttttttctctttaggcAGAGAAGATTGTGGAGGAGTGAGTGCCGGATCCGTTGGATCTCTGGTCATAATAACGACATCGAGTGTGACACGTGGATGTCTTAATAACCGTTTGTTTACCGATAAGTTAGTGTCGATGTGGCTACCACTGTTATCGTTAGTTCATGGATAGGTTAAAATATCTGAACCGTTAGATTTTCATTGGCACGTGGAATCTTGAGTCCTTTTGTGAAAAAGAGCCGGATGTGT includes the following:
- the LOC113288183 gene encoding nuclear transcription factor Y subunit B-3-like encodes the protein MADSDNESGGNNNHNTELSPREQDRFLPIANVSRIMKKALPANAKISKDAKETVQECVSEFISFITGEASDKCQREKRKTINGDDLLWAMTTLGFEEYVEPLKIYLQKFREMEGEKSTMTGRPGEKDGSGGSGGGGGGGANGGSVNSGNNSGGYSGSAMYGGLQGSMNPVMMGHHQQGPIYGSGSYQHMVGGIGGGGSSKGISGSSALDGGGGRVR